The proteins below come from a single Necator americanus strain Aroian chromosome V, whole genome shotgun sequence genomic window:
- a CDS encoding hypothetical protein (NECATOR_CHRV.G20229.T1) translates to MKNGKSGGGDGTEMLRYLPPSGIREMTKIIRSIWISERILDSWRHAIIIPLHKKLSVTDPRNYRGISLLRVMYKVLERIILDRLIKHREETTRDEQAGFRSGRSTRCSSSGE, encoded by the coding sequence atgaagaatggaaaatctggtggaggcGACGGGACAGAAATGCTAagatatcttcctccgtctgggattcgtgagatgacaaagatcatccgttcaatatggataagcGAAAGGATActtgattcgtggagacacgctatcataattcccctccacaagaagttatccgtcacggacccaaggaattatcgaggaatctctttgctgcgtgttatgtacaaggtactggagcgcattatcctggaccgactcattaaacatcgcgaagaaacaacgcgcgacgagcaagctggctttcgttcTGGCCGATctaccaggtgttcatcgtcaggagagtga